A part of Bacillus rossius redtenbacheri isolate Brsri chromosome 1, Brsri_v3, whole genome shotgun sequence genomic DNA contains:
- the LOC134530435 gene encoding uncharacterized protein LOC134530435, which produces MGRTATTTAAVLLLALAAVGGNNDPSCRRDVWARLKARMIADLDRCVAGDGCRLARDLVLSRVGNHSAPPLPRELDVALKGIPSKGLLDLVLLKKSLDVFRSHALTWRAGDRVNVTVFRHDEGRGRMDLAVSMLVDGRSADGRTFGARKRIAMVLLPIVFKLGVMSTLLVGLTVLVLKGLAIGVILLVLAFGNLFGKAAHHQPHGWAPPPPRDVHVHVHVDGPQLQPAYHGWHEPHSHVEYPPHAGYDRAGRGDDDPRSASF; this is translated from the exons ATGGGGAGGACGGCGACGACGACTGCGGCGGTGCTGCTCCTGGCGCTCGCGGCGGTCGGCGGCAACAACGACCCCTCCTGCCGGCGCGACGTGTGGGCCCGCCTCAAGGCGCGCATGATCGCCGACCTTGACCGCTGCGTCGCCGGCGACGGCTGCAGGCTCGCGCGGGACCTGGTGCTGAGCCGCGTCGGCAACCACTCGGCGCCTCCTCTCCCCCGGGAGCTCGACGTCGCGCTCAAGGGTATCCCCAGCAAGGGCCTGCTGGACCTGGTGCTGCTGAAGAAGTCGCTGGACGTGTTCCGCAGCCACGCGCTCACCTGGCGGGCGGGCGACCGCGTCAACGTGACGGTGTTCCGACACGACGAGGGTCGCGGCCGCATGGACCTCGCCGTCAGCATGCTGGTGGACGGTCGCTCCGCGG ACGGCAGGACCTTCGGCGCCCGCAAGCGCATCGCGATGGTGCTGCTGCCCATCGTGTTCAAGCTGGGCGTGATGTCCACGCTGCTGGTGGGGCTGACGGTGCTGGTGCTCAAGGGGCTGGCCATCGGCGTTATCCTGCTGGTGCTGGCCTTCGGCAACCTGTTCGGCAAGGCGGCGCACCACCAGCCGCACGGCTGGGCGCCGCCGCCGCCACGGGACGTGCACGTGCACGTGCACGTGGACGGCCCCCAGCTGCAGCCCGCATACCACGGCTGGCACGAGCCGCACTCGCACGTCGAGTACCCGCCGCACGCCGGCTACGACCGAGCCGGCCGCGGGGACGACGACCCCCGCTCCGCCTCCTTCTGA